A part of Anaerotignum faecicola genomic DNA contains:
- a CDS encoding O-acetylhomoserine aminocarboxypropyltransferase/cysteine synthase family protein, which produces MSEYRIETKCVQGGYTPGNGEPRQIPIYQSTTFKYDTSEHMGQLFDLEASGYFYSRLQNPTCDLVAAKIAALEGGTAAMLTSSGQAANFYAVFNVANCGDHVVASSTIYGGTFNLFSVTMKKMGIDFTFVAPDCTEEELAAAFKPNTKAVFGETIANPALSVLDIERFAKVAHAHGVPLIIDNTFATPINCRPIEWGADIVTHSTTKYMDGHGAAVGGCIVDSGNFDWLAHADKFPGLCTPDDSYHGITYAEKFGQGGAFITKATAQLMRDFGSTQSPQSAFLLNLGLESLHVRIPRHCENGLAVAKYLKNHDLISYVIYPGLEGDKYYETAKKYLPNGSCGVVSFGVKGGRKAAEAFMGHLKTAAIETHVADARTCCLHPASSTHRQMTDAELAAAGVPADMVRLSCGLENAQDLIDDIAQALEAIR; this is translated from the coding sequence ATGAGTGAATATCGTATCGAAACAAAATGTGTACAGGGTGGCTATACCCCCGGCAATGGGGAGCCCAGACAGATTCCCATTTACCAGAGCACCACATTCAAATATGACACAAGTGAGCACATGGGGCAGCTTTTTGATTTGGAGGCATCCGGCTATTTCTATTCCAGACTGCAAAACCCCACCTGCGATCTGGTTGCGGCAAAAATTGCTGCGCTGGAAGGCGGCACAGCAGCAATGCTGACCTCCTCCGGACAGGCGGCAAATTTCTACGCCGTATTCAATGTTGCAAATTGCGGGGATCATGTCGTTGCATCCTCCACCATCTACGGCGGCACATTTAACCTTTTCTCTGTAACCATGAAGAAAATGGGCATCGATTTCACCTTCGTTGCGCCCGACTGCACAGAGGAAGAACTTGCAGCGGCATTCAAACCCAATACAAAGGCAGTCTTTGGCGAAACCATCGCAAACCCCGCCTTGAGTGTTCTGGATATCGAGCGTTTCGCAAAGGTGGCACACGCACATGGCGTTCCTCTGATTATTGACAACACCTTTGCAACCCCCATCAACTGCCGTCCCATCGAATGGGGTGCGGATATCGTTACCCATTCCACCACAAAATACATGGACGGTCACGGCGCGGCTGTCGGCGGCTGTATCGTAGACAGCGGCAATTTCGATTGGTTGGCACATGCCGATAAATTCCCCGGTCTCTGCACTCCCGATGACAGCTACCACGGCATTACCTATGCGGAAAAATTCGGTCAGGGCGGCGCATTTATCACAAAGGCAACCGCACAGCTGATGCGTGACTTCGGCTCTACCCAGTCTCCCCAGTCTGCCTTCCTGCTGAATCTGGGTCTGGAAAGCCTGCATGTGCGGATTCCCCGTCACTGCGAAAACGGCTTAGCTGTCGCAAAATATCTGAAAAACCACGATTTGATTTCCTATGTCATCTATCCCGGTCTGGAAGGAGATAAATATTACGAAACAGCGAAAAAATATCTGCCGAACGGCTCCTGCGGCGTTGTCAGCTTTGGCGTAAAGGGCGGCAGAAAGGCGGCGGAAGCCTTCATGGGGCATCTGAAAACAGCCGCTATCGAAACCCATGTTGCAGATGCACGCACCTGCTGCCTGCACCCCGCAAGCTCCACCCACAGACAGATGACAGATGCAGAGCTGGCGGCTGCTGGCGTACCTGCGGATATGGTTCGCCTGTCCTGTGGTCTGGAAAATGCACAGGATTTGATTGACGATATTGCACAGGCACTCGAAGCTATCAGATAA
- the metA gene encoding homoserine O-acetyltransferase MetA, translating into MPIKIPNELPAAKVLTDENIFIMTETRAITQDIRALKILLLNLMPTKIDTETQLSRLLGNTALQIELELIHTRSHESKNTPVDHLLAFYKTFDEVKEQNWDGLIITGAPIEQMEFEEVEYWDELVEIMEWSKTHVHSTFHICWGAQAGLYYHYGIKKHMMQDKMFGVFPHKLDKKTSILFRGSDDIFYVPHSRHTTVYREDIEKEPRLKIIASSDEAGVYAIHNDGGSQIFIMGHSEYDPRTLEKEYLRDKNAGLPIEVPKNYYPNDDDTQEPLVTWRAHANLLYSNWLNYFVYQTSPYDITQINQNQ; encoded by the coding sequence ATGCCCATTAAAATACCCAATGAATTACCCGCAGCCAAGGTGCTGACCGATGAAAACATTTTTATCATGACAGAAACGCGTGCGATCACACAGGATATTCGTGCTCTGAAGATCCTGCTGTTAAACCTCATGCCGACAAAAATCGATACCGAAACACAGCTTTCCCGTCTCTTGGGCAATACCGCCCTGCAAATTGAGCTGGAGCTGATTCATACCAGAAGCCACGAATCCAAAAACACACCGGTGGATCATCTGCTTGCCTTCTATAAAACCTTCGACGAGGTAAAGGAGCAAAATTGGGATGGTCTGATTATCACAGGCGCGCCCATCGAACAGATGGAATTTGAAGAGGTGGAATATTGGGACGAGCTGGTGGAAATCATGGAATGGAGCAAAACCCATGTCCACAGCACCTTCCATATCTGCTGGGGCGCACAGGCAGGTCTGTATTATCATTACGGCATCAAAAAACACATGATGCAGGATAAAATGTTCGGCGTATTTCCGCATAAGCTGGATAAAAAGACCTCTATCCTCTTCCGTGGCTCGGATGATATCTTCTATGTCCCCCATTCCAGACATACCACTGTCTACCGCGAGGACATCGAAAAGGAACCGCGCCTGAAAATCATTGCATCCTCTGATGAAGCAGGGGTATACGCCATCCATAATGACGGCGGCAGTCAGATTTTCATTATGGGACATTCGGAATACGATCCCCGTACTCTGGAAAAGGAATACCTGCGGGATAAAAACGCAGGACTTCCCATCGAAGTACCCAAAAATTATTATCCCAACGATGATGATACACAGGAGCCTCTGGTAACATGGAGAGCGCATGCAAATCTGCTCTACTCCAACTGGCTGAATTATTTCGTCTACCAGACCTCCCCCTATGATATCACGCAGATTAACCAAAACCAGTAA
- the nifJ gene encoding pyruvate:ferredoxin (flavodoxin) oxidoreductase, with translation MSKVMKTMDGNEAAAYASYAFTEVAGIFPITPSSPMAEKTDDWAANGKKNLFGQTVKVVEMQSEAGASGTVHGSLAAGALTTTYTASQGLLLMIPNMYKIAGELLPCVFHVTARALAAHALSIFGDHSDVMACRQTGFAMLVSNSVQEVMDLACVAHLSAIKGRVPFLHFFDGFRTSHEIQKIECIDYDELAKIIDMDAVNTFKRNALNPEHPVIRGTAQNPDIYFQGREAANKFYNALPAVVEEYMGEINRITGRDYRLFNYYGAADADRIIIAMGSACEAIEETIDYLTAKGEKVGLVKVHLFRPFVAEKLLEVIPATAKKIAVLDRTKEPGAQGEPLYMDVCTALFEAESAPVVVGGRYGLGSKDVTPAQFLAVYANLTLDKPKNHFTLGIVDDVTNTSLEVGEEVNVTGNDGTISCKFWGLGADGTVGANKNSIKIIGDHTDKYAQAYFSYDSKKSGGITQSHLRFGDTPIRSTYLVKTADFVACHKQEYVHLYDMVTELNPNGTFLLNTTWTVDELDEKLPAKLKRQLAAKNANFYIINGTAIAGEIGLGNRINTVLQAAFFKLANIIPIDQAVEYMKAAITKSYGKKGDTILNMNYAAVDRGVDGAVKVEIPASWATAEDTEAAAARKKTEFVKNIVEPMNAQEGDKLPVSAFSGREDGHFPTGTAAYEKRGVAVNVPEWNAENCIQCNQCSYVCPHAAIRPILVTDEELAKAPAAFKAVEAKGGAAFAGLKYRMQVSSLDCLGCGSCAVVCPAPNKALEMKPLETQEAEAANWDFAMDEVAHKANPMSKESVKGSQFEQPLLEFSGACAGCGETPYAKLVTQLFGDRMYVANATGCSSIWGGSAPSMPYTTNKDGHGPAWANSLFEDNAEYGLGMASAVKHMRNGLKDKLENLKAIDASVAGVVDAWVETMNDGEASKEATKALVAALEAYNGADAEAKNIVAYVLENKDQLAKKSQWIFGGDGWAYDIGYGGLDHVLASGEDVNVLVLDTEVYSNTGGQASKSTPVGAVAQFAASGKRVKKKDLGMMAMSYGYVYVAQVAMGADKNQLVKALVEAEKYHGPSLIIAYAPCINHGLKGGMSGAQNEIKRAVEAGYWQMYRFNPELKKEGKNPFTLDSKEPTGNFREFLLSEVRYSSLQRTFPEIAEELFEQTEATAKERLEGYKKLAQG, from the coding sequence ATGTCTAAAGTAATGAAAACGATGGACGGTAACGAAGCTGCTGCATACGCTTCCTATGCGTTTACAGAAGTTGCCGGTATCTTCCCCATCACACCTTCCTCTCCCATGGCTGAAAAAACAGACGACTGGGCAGCGAATGGTAAAAAGAACCTTTTTGGTCAGACAGTTAAAGTAGTAGAAATGCAGTCCGAAGCAGGTGCTTCCGGTACAGTACACGGCTCTCTGGCAGCCGGTGCGCTGACAACAACCTACACAGCATCTCAGGGTCTGCTGCTGATGATCCCCAATATGTACAAAATTGCCGGCGAACTGCTGCCCTGCGTATTCCACGTAACAGCACGTGCTCTGGCTGCACATGCACTGTCCATCTTCGGTGATCACTCCGACGTTATGGCTTGTCGTCAGACAGGTTTCGCTATGCTGGTTTCCAACTCCGTACAGGAGGTTATGGACCTGGCTTGCGTTGCACACCTGTCCGCAATCAAAGGTCGTGTACCTTTCCTGCACTTCTTCGATGGTTTCCGTACATCTCACGAAATCCAGAAGATTGAATGCATCGACTATGATGAACTGGCAAAGATCATCGATATGGATGCAGTAAACACATTCAAGAGAAATGCGCTGAACCCCGAACATCCCGTTATCAGAGGTACAGCTCAGAACCCCGACATCTACTTCCAGGGCCGTGAAGCAGCAAACAAATTCTACAATGCTCTGCCCGCAGTAGTAGAAGAATACATGGGCGAAATCAACAGAATCACAGGCAGAGATTACAGACTGTTCAACTACTATGGCGCAGCTGATGCTGACAGAATCATCATCGCTATGGGCTCCGCTTGTGAAGCAATCGAAGAAACAATCGACTACCTGACAGCAAAGGGCGAAAAGGTTGGTCTGGTTAAGGTACATCTGTTCCGTCCCTTCGTAGCAGAAAAGCTGCTGGAGGTTATCCCTGCAACAGCGAAGAAGATTGCTGTTCTGGACAGAACAAAAGAACCCGGCGCACAGGGCGAACCTCTGTACATGGACGTTTGTACAGCACTGTTTGAAGCAGAATCCGCTCCCGTTGTAGTTGGCGGTCGTTACGGTCTGGGTTCCAAGGACGTTACACCTGCACAGTTCCTGGCAGTATATGCAAACCTGACACTGGATAAACCCAAAAACCACTTCACACTGGGTATCGTGGATGACGTTACTAACACATCCCTGGAAGTTGGCGAAGAAGTTAACGTTACAGGCAACGACGGCACAATCTCCTGCAAATTCTGGGGTCTGGGTGCTGACGGTACTGTAGGTGCAAACAAGAACTCCATCAAGATCATTGGTGACCATACAGACAAATATGCACAGGCATACTTCAGCTATGACTCCAAGAAATCCGGTGGTATTACACAGTCTCACCTGCGTTTCGGTGATACACCCATCAGATCTACATATCTGGTAAAAACAGCAGACTTCGTTGCTTGTCATAAACAGGAATATGTTCATCTGTACGACATGGTTACAGAGCTGAACCCCAATGGTACATTCCTGCTGAACACAACATGGACTGTAGACGAACTGGATGAAAAGCTGCCCGCAAAGCTGAAAAGACAGCTGGCTGCTAAGAACGCAAACTTCTACATCATCAATGGTACAGCTATCGCAGGCGAAATCGGTCTGGGCAACAGAATCAACACAGTTCTGCAGGCTGCATTCTTCAAGCTGGCTAACATCATCCCCATTGATCAGGCTGTAGAATACATGAAAGCGGCTATCACAAAATCCTATGGTAAGAAGGGTGACACAATCCTGAACATGAACTACGCTGCTGTTGACCGTGGTGTAGACGGTGCTGTTAAGGTTGAAATCCCTGCTTCTTGGGCAACTGCAGAAGATACAGAAGCTGCAGCAGCAAGAAAGAAAACAGAATTCGTTAAGAATATCGTTGAACCCATGAACGCACAGGAAGGCGACAAGCTGCCCGTATCCGCATTCTCCGGCAGAGAAGACGGTCACTTCCCTACAGGTACAGCTGCTTACGAAAAACGTGGTGTTGCAGTTAACGTACCCGAATGGAACGCTGAAAACTGTATCCAGTGTAACCAGTGCTCTTATGTATGTCCTCACGCTGCAATCAGACCTATTCTGGTAACAGACGAAGAACTGGCTAAGGCTCCCGCAGCATTCAAGGCTGTAGAAGCAAAGGGCGGCGCTGCATTTGCAGGTCTGAAATACAGAATGCAGGTTTCCTCTCTGGACTGTCTGGGCTGCGGCAGCTGTGCAGTAGTATGTCCTGCTCCTAACAAGGCTCTGGAAATGAAGCCTCTGGAAACACAGGAAGCTGAAGCTGCTAACTGGGATTTCGCTATGGACGAAGTTGCACATAAGGCTAACCCTATGAGCAAGGAATCCGTTAAGGGCTCTCAGTTCGAACAGCCTCTGCTTGAGTTCTCCGGCGCTTGCGCAGGTTGTGGTGAAACACCTTATGCAAAACTGGTAACTCAGCTGTTCGGCGACAGAATGTATGTTGCAAACGCAACAGGCTGCTCCTCCATCTGGGGTGGTTCCGCACCTTCTATGCCTTACACAACAAACAAAGACGGTCATGGTCCTGCATGGGCAAACTCCCTGTTCGAAGACAACGCAGAATATGGTCTGGGTATGGCTTCCGCAGTTAAGCACATGAGAAATGGCCTGAAGGATAAACTGGAAAACCTGAAAGCAATCGATGCATCCGTTGCAGGTGTTGTTGATGCTTGGGTAGAAACAATGAACGACGGCGAGGCTTCCAAGGAAGCTACGAAGGCTCTGGTTGCTGCTCTGGAAGCTTACAACGGCGCAGATGCAGAAGCTAAGAACATCGTTGCTTATGTTCTGGAAAACAAGGATCAGCTGGCTAAGAAGTCTCAGTGGATCTTCGGTGGTGACGGCTGGGCTTACGATATCGGTTACGGCGGTCTGGACCACGTACTGGCATCCGGCGAAGATGTAAACGTTCTGGTATTGGATACAGAAGTTTACTCCAACACAGGCGGTCAGGCATCCAAATCTACACCCGTTGGTGCAGTTGCTCAGTTCGCTGCATCCGGTAAGAGAGTTAAGAAAAAAGACCTGGGTATGATGGCTATGTCCTATGGCTATGTATACGTTGCACAGGTTGCTATGGGCGCAGACAAGAACCAGCTGGTTAAGGCTCTGGTAGAAGCTGAAAAATACCATGGTCCTTCCCTGATCATCGCTTACGCTCCTTGTATCAACCACGGTCTGAAGGGCGGCATGTCCGGTGCGCAGAACGAAATCAAACGTGCAGTTGAAGCAGGCTACTGGCAGATGTACAGATTCAACCCTGAACTGAAGAAGGAAGGCAAGAATCCCTTCACTCTGGACTCCAAAGAACCTACAGGCAACTTCAGAGAATTCCTGCTGAGCGAAGTTCGTTACAGCTCTCTGCAGAGAACATTCCCTGAAATCGCTGAAGAACTGTTTGAACAGACAGAAGCAACAGCAAAAGAAAGACTGGAAGGCTACAAAAAGCTGGCTCAGGGCTAA